Proteins encoded together in one bacterium window:
- a CDS encoding tetratricopeptide repeat protein, whose product ISDIYFHKGEMLIRSGYKDKAIAYYKKASDFNKWEREYKKRYIEILLDLGRKDEAEEIAKKALKFASDEPKIWFLLARLNEEKDSNKAIFYYKKVLEISPYWADPYNNLAIIYVSSKNYEMAERYFLCAKNLNPDYRENLKNLYKELTGVYLKENRLKEAKNEALKVLKIDKKDSYARDVLRFLQNFDKLKKKGYNY is encoded by the coding sequence CATTTCCGATATTTATTTTCATAAGGGAGAAATGCTTATCCGAAGCGGATATAAAGATAAAGCTATTGCCTATTACAAAAAAGCATCAGATTTTAATAAATGGGAAAGGGAATACAAAAAAAGATACATAGAAATCCTTCTTGATTTAGGAAGAAAAGATGAAGCAGAAGAAATTGCAAAGAAAGCCCTTAAATTTGCATCTGATGAGCCAAAGATATGGTTTTTATTGGCAAGGCTGAATGAGGAAAAAGATAGCAATAAGGCTATTTTTTATTACAAAAAGGTTCTTGAAATTTCTCCCTATTGGGCAGATCCATACAACAACCTTGCCATTATTTATGTTTCATCCAAAAATTATGAAATGGCAGAAAGATATTTCCTTTGTGCAAAAAATCTTAATCCCGATTACAGAGAAAACCTTAAAAACCTCTACAAAGAACTGACTGGAGTCTATCTTAAGGAAAATAGGCTAAAGGAGGCAAAAAACGAGGCTTTAAAGGTTCTTAAGATAGATAAAAAGGATTCTTATGCAAGGGATGTCTTGAGGTTTTTGCAAAATTTTGACAAATTAAAGAAAAAAGGGTATAATTATTAG
- the hisG gene encoding ATP phosphoribosyltransferase, with the protein MEKLKLGIPKGSLQELTIRILDRAGYKIFISSNSRLYSPDIDDPEISVRLLKPQDMPRFIAEESLDAAITGKDWLEEYRLANYEKAKKIYEVCELNYAKQGFTMVKWVLAVAEESQIKRVEDLEGKRVATELENITKNYFANKGVNVEVEFSWGATEVKVPEFVDAIVELTETGASLKANGLRIIDTVLESTTVFITNKDAYRNKWKHKKMEDIIMLMKGVIEAEGKVLIKARYPRDKYEKSLNILKKEAITTPSFSLGENYVIIEGIIKERNLRLLIPKLKEKGSDLIEVFPISKIIW; encoded by the coding sequence ATGGAGAAGTTAAAATTGGGAATACCAAAGGGAAGCCTTCAGGAATTGACCATAAGAATTTTAGATAGGGCAGGGTATAAGATATTTATCTCTTCTAATTCTCGCTTATATTCTCCTGATATAGATGACCCTGAAATTAGTGTTAGGCTCTTAAAGCCTCAAGATATGCCAAGGTTTATCGCAGAGGAAAGCCTTGATGCAGCTATTACAGGTAAGGATTGGCTAGAAGAATATAGATTAGCAAATTATGAAAAGGCCAAAAAGATATATGAAGTCTGTGAATTAAATTATGCAAAACAGGGTTTTACCATGGTTAAATGGGTCTTGGCAGTAGCAGAAGAATCGCAGATTAAAAGGGTTGAGGATTTAGAAGGAAAAAGGGTGGCTACAGAGCTAGAAAATATTACAAAGAATTACTTTGCAAATAAAGGGGTGAATGTAGAGGTTGAGTTTTCTTGGGGTGCTACTGAGGTTAAGGTGCCTGAGTTTGTTGATGCGATTGTAGAATTAACCGAAACAGGTGCTTCATTAAAGGCGAATGGCTTAAGAATTATTGATACTGTGTTGGAATCTACAACTGTATTCATCACAAACAAAGATGCATATAGAAATAAATGGAAGCATAAAAAGATGGAGGATATAATAATGTTAATGAAGGGTGTAATTGAAGCCGAGGGAAAGGTTTTAATCAAGGCAAGATACCCAAGGGATAAATATGAAAAAAGCTTGAACATCCTTAAGAAAGAAGCAATCACTACACCCTCCTTTTCTTTGGGAGAGAATTATGTAATAATTGAGGGAATTATCAAGGAAAGGAATTTGCGTCTTTTGATTCCCAAGCTTAAAGAAAAAGGGAGTGATCTCATTGAGGTCTTTCCCATCTCAAAGATTATATGGTAA